The Triticum aestivum cultivar Chinese Spring chromosome 5A, IWGSC CS RefSeq v2.1, whole genome shotgun sequence genomic sequence TTGCACTTTTAGTGTGGAAGTAGAGCGACAAACCTTTTGAAACTAGCAATCCAATGCAACCTTAAATggctctatgcctatatatatggAACGAGACTAAGATAACACCTTTAATGAGATAACGATGGGAGTGTATTGTTGGCAGGTTTGACCAACAAAGACTAGATTGTTGATTTTCAACCTAGGCATGTAGCTCAGCATCCTGATGACCAATCTTTCAACTGTGCTCTTATGTACCCCACATAAAAACACCATGGTGTCCACTCCCGCGAGTGAACCCATTGTCGAAATTCCCAGAGATCTTGTGACAACCCAACACTACTCATAACAACAAGATATATCTTGTAATCTCAAACATAATTATTTTTACACATAAAGACCTCTTTTGGTTTAAAGGAATTTATAGTAATTCTAAAGGATATGAATTTCGTACAAAAAAACCCTCTGAAACTCTTTCGTTTGTAGGAATGGCTTCCTCTTCTTATGTAGGATAGGAACCAATCATTTATACGAATTGATGTAGCTCAAATTGTTAGGTTATCTGTGGTGgaaccaacccaccagggttcaagttctGAAATTGGCACTAGTGCTCATATTTTCCTGGACTTGTTCCAGGTTTGCTGACGATGTTCGTTCAGtcggaggagacgttcccgtcgattaCGAGACAGCTGCagtgacttcgtcaatcttaagATATGATGTCGGGTGAGGTTCTCATAAGGGTAGGGTGGGTGTGTGCGCGCACACATTCATATgagtgagtgtatgtgcgtgtatgTGGGCATTTGCGACTGTACCGTGTCCAAGAAAAAAACCGTTCACATTTCAATGGAATAAAAATATTAGCCTAGACCCAGTGAAAAAgtttctatcctatgaatcaagtgACATTTCTTTCTCCATatgaattgagatacatgtcatcttatTTCCTATGATTTTTTTATTCCTACTATATTCCTATCCTACGAACAAAAGAATGCCAGACTTGCTAAGTTTTGTACAAGTAGAGGGTGATGTGTTGTTCCAAGGTGTGGAGAAACATGGTCATTGTAGTGACATTTTGGTTTAAGAAATACATCTCGCCTTTAAATAAGTACTACTAAATAATAAGATACTTTAGCCATTATTAGAGGAAAAATGCACAAAGGGTTATCTAACAGGGGAGGTGTCCTAATCAATTGGCAATGTATGACACGCGACATGTACTACATCTACACCTAGTGTGTGCTCTCCCTCACGTAGATGCAATAATCAAAGGCTGGTATCCCCAACCTGCCAACCATGTTCTAAACAATGCTTCTTTAGCAATTTGTGCAACAATATCCCATTGATCTTTGTGCCAAAAAAAGATCTCATGGAGATAAAGCCGATACACTTGCATACAAGTATAAATCTACAAATTAATCTATTTAAAGCCAACAATAGGATGAAAGAAACGTTTCCATCCACTAATCCTCTATTTTTTGTGTGTGAATAAGGCAATGGAATTGTATTAGAAGCGTTCAACAATACAAGATATCCCCAAAACAAGGAAATTACAACATGGTTCTCATTGAGCCAAACAAACTCAATCTTTAGAACAAGTTGAAGGTGCGTCACTGTTGCCGCTCCATCGTAGGAGCCGGCTAACATTGTATCTTGCgagggaagtcgtcgtgctaagattCAGTTGTACCAACACCCCGGAGAAGAAGCCATTACCATAGAATCCTTGTAGGTCAGAAATCTTGGAGCCGAACCATGTCCCAAACTTTTTTTTGCCAGCTTTGCAATGACGATAAAGAGAACGTCGTTGCGGCAGAGAGGGACCACAAACCACCAAAGAACGGCCTGTTGCGTCAGGGAGACTCCCCAAGGGCAAGAAAAGAAGACCATCATCTCGTCGTTGCCGCAAAAAAACGAGTGAGGGGGACATCACCCCCATGGCAAGGGATGGCCTTCCGCCGTCCATGATGTTGGTTGCACGCACCATCAACGCCGCAAAGAGCAGGAAGAAGAAAACCATTACCTCGACACGAACACGAGGACGCATGAAGTGCCTGCACAGAAATGAAGGACCCAAGAACACTTGACACTGGCTCCCAGACCCAACAACGATAGTCAATAGAGTCATCAGTTCTATAAGAGATCTGGAGGAAACTTATTCACCACCACCATCGACACTGTCGAAGCCGAAGCCATGTACATCCAAAGACCAAACTAAGACATCTAGTCTAGAGTACTTAATGCATGTGAAGAAAAGGCCCCAGGTTTCCCCTCCCTCTCGCCACTGCAAGAGCAGCCGGCGGAGGTGAGGGAATCGCGGTGACAACGAAATCTGGGGTGCCTACTTGCTCTTGTTGTTGGATCGTCTGTGGTGATTAGGGTTTCACGCTAAGGGACTCTTCAACCGATCCTCTAACTGTTGCCAATTTGGACTTTCATCGGGGTCTAGAAGCAAAAGTTTTCTAGTGAGAGCTCCTGTGAATTGTCACAAGTTTTATCAATGTATGTTTAATTACCACTGCGCTCAGAATTGTCACAAGTTTTATCAATGGTGCCATAAATTTCCAAATCGAAATTTGATTCAGAGGTGCGACGAAAAAGACAAGTTCCAGTGCAAATATTGGCGCAGAGAGCAAGAGAAAATGGTCACCATTCGCTTCAAACTTTTTTCTTGGGATGTGTATTTTATGCGGTGTCTCGGGATGTGTTTTGAATTGTGTTTATCTTTGAAGTATGTTTGATTATAATACAGATCGTCCAAATGTTCTTTTCACAATCGTAATTAACTTGTTGCCGTGCTACCATGGCGAAGTACCTCGTGGTTTCTTTGAAACTAAGTGAACTTTTTGTAGTACAAATTTTACGAGTTAACATGTCAAGATATATATTCTTTCATGATTACTAGCATCACAGGGTCCATAGCTCAGTGGTAGAGCAATTGACTGCAGATCAATAGGTCACCGGTTCGAACCCGGTTGGGCCCTTCCtgatttttattttgtttcatCCATTTTATGCTCCAACTGCTCTTAACCACAACCAAAACTGTGCGTGCAGATCACCAGCGTCGCCCACCGCAGTTTTGGACCTTGGGAGTCCTGGACTGCAATACGGCATATACCATTGCCCACTGCTCTACCATTTCCTACATCAGCTAAAACGACACCTTCACAAGAGAATCAGTAACATTAAGCCTGGCCGGCAGCGACAGCGACTAAGGATGGTCGTCGAAAAAGATACTCAGGCAGAGCAATTGACAGACCAATAGGTCACAAACTCACAAGATGCAAatcttcttcatcatcgtcatcatcaggctTTAATTAGTCCGTGCCACCACTGTTCTTACAACGTTGAAAAACGGACAATAATAGCAGGAGAATCGGTTTTCATTGGTCAGACATTTCTTTTTGCCTACagaacacacacacagagacaacCTACCCTCACAAAAGGCCAAGGCATACTAAACCGCTATCCAATAATACAGATGAAGAGAATCAAAGGTAGCAGCTGGAGTTTCCACTTCCTCCCATGGCTTAGGGTCTCCCTGCCGCTGGTTTCAGAAACGAGGGGAAAaactgaagaagaagaaaaggacacCTCTCCTACTcaactctcatgctttacttacaACACGTGTACATGGCGGTTTCGCCGAGCATTTCTTACCGGCCGATGCTCTTGTTGATGTAAATTAATTAAGAGAATCATATCATACGATGTCATGTTGGGAACACCCTAATGTCAGCTCTTGTGAGAGGCTTTTGGTACTCCCGCCGAAATTGGTTTCACTTCAGCCTTAAGAGTTCATAGACCCGACCCACCAAAACTCGCACCGAGGTGCCATGAAATCTTGATATCTGAATACCTGCCTGCGTGCGACAAGCTGTGGGAGCTACTCTGCTGCTGGGTTATCTTTTGTGGGTCGCTGAATGGCATTTGGTTAACTACACCTGTAGAGAAACCAGAACAAAAACAGTGAGCACAGCTGCAGAGCTGCTGGGTTACAGTTACACAGCCTTTTCCACCTCCATTTTAACAACTGAAGTCTGAAGGTATCTGTGCGTATGAGGAACTTATATCTACGACCTGAAAATGCTGTAAGCCAGTACCCAACTAGGACAAGAATTCAGAAACTTTTTTAGTTTAGCAAGTATTCGTTTTGGTTGCACTTTAATCTCTTCTTTTTGGCAGGGTTGCTTGAATCTCATTTTACCTGAACAGAAACAACAGCTCTAATTAATGCATAGTACTCTATTTCACTTAGTACGAAGAAATCACATAAAATGCACATTTATTAAGAAAACCAAACCAGCTTATCAAGGACACCAAGCTTATCATGATTTtctgtactccctccgatccatattaacaCTTTACGAAGATGTATGCTAGATACGTCCGTTTGAGTGACaactaatatggatcggagggaataCCTTTTTCATGTCAAAATAGTTTACTCCTCGCCACTTATTTATTGCTCTGCTTTCTCGGATACATACTCCTCAAGGAGTTAATCTTCTTCTTTGTTTAACGGAAGAATGAACCTTAATTTATTTATCATTACGAATATGTATGCCAGTAAAAATCTGGTGGCTTTGTATGATTGTAGACTTCAACACCTGTGAAATGAATTGCTCGTAACTTTACCACATAGTGGAAGTTGCAGCCTGTTGCTTCATGTAATGATGGCTTGAAGGCATTAATAACATATCTGAATGTGGACATGGACTGAATGTGTGCCCTTTTCTTTCAGAAGTCCAAAAACTTTTTTACTCGTCTTATTTCTCAAATAGGTAGAAAGAAATCCACTTTAAACCCTGAACTATGGTCTCAAGTCCAGTTTGAACCCTGAATTAAACCATCCTTATTGAAGTGTAAATTTTCTAGAATTGTTCAAGTTCAGCCGTAGCTTGGTTTTGTATTTAGGTGTTCTAAAAAATGTACTTTTTAACAGACGTAGAGAATGCTAGTAGTTTATAACCTGCAATTCACAAAAAAATGTGCCTATTTGTGTCATACTTTTTAAATAAACTTTTGCAGGTTCCCTACTTGTACAAAAGACAATCTTTTTACATTTCCAAAACTTAGAAAATGTGAAACTACCCTAAATAACCATGTTAGTGTTTAGAAGGTGGTTTCATATTCCGAGGTTCTATAAAAATATTAAAACAATTAACTGTTGCGCAGAAGCTTAATATAAGAACGAAAAATAATCATCAACCAACATGACATAAATAATAGCATTCCCTACATCCATGATTTTTTTCACGTTTCCTTAAAGGCTGAAATACAAAACCACTTTTCAAGACCGTCTAGGTTTTAAATGGTTTTAGAAAGTTCAGGATATAATAGAGATGGTTTCATAGTTTAGGGTTCAAGTCGGACCAAGCTCAATAGTTCAGGATTCAGAATGGACTTCAGAGTTTTGGGCTTTGggctactgcagttggaattgctTATTTTAACACATATTCTTATGGAGGATCTGCATAACATTCACCACACAAATAGTCTACCACAACCATCACAATTAGTTCACTGGAAATTTTGTCTTCCCATGGTTTGTATTTGAACTGTACTAGTGTCGACGCATGATACATCAATATAATTCAAATAACTGGATGAATGTTATGCTATCAGTCATATGATTGTATCCTATCATACAGATAACTGATCATAGACTGAAACAACTCATCTAACTCTGGTAAGGCAAATGAAAATCATACGATTTTGACTTGGGAAGAATATCTAATACTATCAATCAGTAGGGAAGACACCCATATGTTACCTCAGTTTACCGAAGCTTCAGTGCATCTCCAAGACCAAAGTTCACATTGCTTTGCTGTCCTTTTCTACCCAGTGGATTATTTCCTTTCTGCATCATTTCGACAAACTCATTGTAGTCGATCTTTCCATCCTGCAAAAGGTGGTGGACAATGAGACAAAACTGTTGTTGGCAATTTAAAACCTGAACAATGAATCTACTTACATTGTCCTTATCGACATCTCCGATAATATCTTCAATATGGGTGTCTCCAATACCAAACTCCTCACATGCCTTTTGGAGCTCATCTTGAGTAATGTAACCACTGCCGTCTTTATCAAAGTATTGGAAGGCTGCAAAGAGCTTATCCTCCTTCTCAACTTTGTTCATATGCATAGTTGCAGCAATGAACTCCCCATAATCAATGGTACCACTATTATCTATATCGGCCTGACATTTTCATGAAATGAGCTTGTATTTCATTTGGAGCAGAGTCAAAAACGAAAACAGTATCATCATAACCGTAACTACTTGATAAACTTCCGCAACTATTGCGTATCTGAAAATACAGTAAGCGTCCTAACAACAGTTGTTTTCTGCCTACGCAAAATGATACTCTTAAGCTGACAGACGGTTCCAAGTGAAGCAGGTTtaacaaaaaatatatttttcaaGTGAGATCAAGATGGCGTTTGGGCAGCGTGGGCACCAGCCAGAGTAGCCATTGCCTACTGAGTAGGATTGAGGCACAGGATTCTTGGCCAAGTGGTGCTTGCCCAAACTCCAAAAAGTTCCTATCTCCACCACAAAAAACTAAAGGGGGTATGTAGGCATTAAtcgcaattttatttatttattttcaacaTATGAAAATGGTAGAAATTTATTTAACCTCAATTGAAGAGTAAGGAGATTGTCCAGGTGAGGAACAACTTTTTTGAACAGTGGTCAATAATTTCTGTGTAGTTGAGGAACAAATGTAcagagatcatcttaaaatactTACTGCTTCCATTAAAGCATCAATTTCTGAGTCCATCAGAGTAGCACCAACTCGCCGCAAGCCAGTTTTTAGCTCATCCAATGTGATATGACCGCTGTTATCACTGTCTAGCATTTTAAACATTTCTTTCAATCCTGCAATCTCTTCTTCAGACAAACTCTCGGCAATAACCTACAATTGTATGTAAAATAGAACATCAACATGAATACAGATTGTATAACACCAATTACAAATTTAATACCAATACTCACCCTAAGGGCCATTTTCTTAAGTTTATTCATTGCAGAAAATTGTTTTAACCGACTTAGGACAGCAGAATCAAGAGGTTTATCAGGAGCAACTCCATCAACACAAACCCAAGGGTGACCTAGCACAAGACGGGTGATTAGAGGACATTTATATAAAGTAGCGGCGAGTACTTATTCATTAAGTGCCGACTTATACTTGTAGCTGCACTACCATAGTACTCACATAGCGCTTCGTGGGCAGtcaatctcttctttggatcaCGATTAAGCATTTTCCTGACCAAATCCTTCGCACTCTCTGAGATACTAGGCCAGGGATCAGTTGTAAAGTCCAGCTCACCTTTCAAAACTTGTTCAAATATCCCTTGTTCACTTTCTGCTCGAAAAACCACAAGCAAAATCAGTCGGATGCAGCTTGCATACATTACGCAAAATCGTAATGCGGCATTTTACTAAAACAGTTACACATAACCTCACCGTCCCAGAATGGAGGAACCCCACTCAACAAGATATAGATTATTACACCAGCACTCCAGACGTCAACTTCACGCCCATAGTTCTTTAGAAGAACCTCAGGTGCAACATAGTATGGACTTCCAACTACATCTGTAAACATCTGACCTGCACAATCAATTACATTATGCGtcagaacaaaaataaaatagtGTTTGGAAATAATTTGGTAGAGAGTGTAAGAGCATCATCGCACATCGATATGGTTCGTTCTCTGTAGCTAGTAATTCAGGGACAGAACACAgataacagctactccctccgtcccataatataaaaacgttttttgACAGTACACTTGtgccaaaaacgctcttatattatgggacagagggagtaccacaCACTTCATATCTAGTACTAGCCCTGTCTCTAAGAAAAGCGGTGAGGATCTGCAGGTGCAAATCTACTTAAGTTGCTATTTCACGGCTCAGAAAGAAACTGGCAATCAAGAATGTTTTTCATCCTAATCAGGTTGTCTTATGTGCACCCGGTGGGCCAAGGAGCAACCTTCGGTTAATTAAAAAAGATGGCCTACGGTTGTTATCAGGCACTTCAAAATGCTCTAAGTTTGAAATGTTTAGTACAGTAGTAGAAAACAATAAATATTTGCTATAGAATTGGACTGTACTGCCAAAATGAATGCCAATTGTCAGTTGTGCAGTGAAAACCCAGCGAACAACTTGCATCGTGGCAGAGCGATGAATTTGGATTTCGGAGTCAGTTTTTCAGGAAAATGGCATGAGCACTGGCTATTCTATAATAAAATCATGGTTACAAGCGTCAAATTTTTAAAGGAACCGGCAGAAGAACGTAAATAGATTATTACATCCTGATTAGGCAATGATACTAACGGCAGCAATGATAGCCCGTGCAGAACAAGTGGCCAAGCATTTCATCCATTTTAGCTTTCGATTATGATACAGAGCCGATGTTTGCAGATGGCAATTTTCGCATAAACAAACCACATTACGCTAAATCAATTGTAAATTCGGCCACGTGAGGGAATCGCACCATCGAAACATACATATCACGAAGAAATACACAGCATTACATTGCATTATAAAGGCGGCCATATATACCTGGTGTGAAGAAGATGGAGAGCCCGAAATCAATGGCCTTGAGCGGCGAGTCCTCCTGATTATTGATGAACAAGAAATTCTCGGGCTTGAGATCCCTGTGCATGACGCCGAGCGAGTGGCACGCCTCGATGACGCCGACGATCACCCTGGTGAGCTGCGCCGCGGCCTTCTCGGAGTAGTGCCCCCTCTGGATGATTCTGTCGAACAGCTCGCCGCCGGCGCAGAGCTCCATGACAAGCTGCACGGCGACGGCGTCCTCGTAGGCGCCGACGATGGAGACGACGCTGCTGTGGCCGGCCAGGTGGTGCATGATCTGGATCTCGCGGCGCACGTCCTCGACGTCCTCATCGGTGAGCAGCTTCCGCTTGGCGATGGACTT encodes the following:
- the LOC123105333 gene encoding calcium-dependent protein kinase 11 isoform X2; its protein translation is MGNSCVGAGPNGAGRSGFLASVAIWRAKPAEPAPAPDTSPASTSEQKAPEPVTIPPDEHSSSHGGVRSSDPPPPKRAETQRQMSMAPTAKKPVPKVKRVQSAGLQADSVLKRDVNTAKLKDLYTIGKKLGQGQFGTTYLCVEKATGKEYACKSIAKRKLLTDEDVEDVRREIQIMHHLAGHSSVVSIVGAYEDAVAVQLVMELCAGGELFDRIIQRGHYSEKAAAQLTRVIVGVIEACHSLGVMHRDLKPENFLFINNQEDSPLKAIDFGLSIFFTPGQMFTDVVGSPYYVAPEVLLKNYGREVDVWSAGVIIYILLSGVPPFWDESEQGIFEQVLKGELDFTTDPWPSISESAKDLVRKMLNRDPKKRLTAHEALCHPWVCVDGVAPDKPLDSAVLSRLKQFSAMNKLKKMALRVIAESLSEEEIAGLKEMFKMLDSDNSGHITLDELKTGLRRVGATLMDSEIDALMEAADIDNSGTIDYGEFIAATMHMNKVEKEDKLFAAFQYFDKDGSGYITQDELQKACEEFGIGDTHIEDIIGDVDKDNDGKIDYNEFVEMMQKGNNPLGRKGQQSNVNFGLGDALKLRSSIRICVKISNSNCSSPKPKTLKSILNPELLSLVRLEP
- the LOC123105333 gene encoding calcium-dependent protein kinase 11 isoform X1, which translates into the protein MGNSCVGAGPNGAGRSGFLASVAIWRAKPAEPAPAPDTSPASTSEQKAPEPVTIPPDEHSSSHGGVRSSDPPPPKRAETQRQMSMAPTAKKPVPKVKRVQSAGLQADSVLKRDVNTAKLKDLYTIGKKLGQGQFGTTYLCVEKATGKEYACKSIAKRKLLTDEDVEDVRREIQIMHHLAGHSSVVSIVGAYEDAVAVQLVMELCAGGELFDRIIQRGHYSEKAAAQLTRVIVGVIEACHSLGVMHRDLKPENFLFINNQEDSPLKAIDFGLSIFFTPGQMFTDVVGSPYYVAPEVLLKNYGREVDVWSAGVIIYILLSGVPPFWDESEQGIFEQVLKGELDFTTDPWPSISESAKDLVRKMLNRDPKKRLTAHEALCHPWVCVDGVAPDKPLDSAVLSRLKQFSAMNKLKKMALRVIAESLSEEEIAGLKEMFKMLDSDNSGHITLDELKTGLRRVGATLMDSEIDALMEAADIDNSGTIDYGEFIAATMHMNKVEKEDKLFAAFQYFDKDGSGYITQDELQKACEEFGIGDTHIEDIIGDVDKDNDGKIDYNEFVEMMQKGNNPLGRKGQQSNVNFGLGDALKLR